In a genomic window of Lycium ferocissimum isolate CSIRO_LF1 chromosome 9, AGI_CSIRO_Lferr_CH_V1, whole genome shotgun sequence:
- the LOC132031817 gene encoding uncharacterized protein LOC132031817 — MAVIKKKNLVVDDYCSDLFKPETVLKTYDVPVDPLPDEREWNVPKNILEEVVLPPRYKRPPGRPKKRRDKPLSELLFGKSRHACSTCGHLGHNRRSCSFEPLRK; from the coding sequence ATGGCTgtcattaaaaagaaaaatctggttgttgatgattattgCTCTGATTTGTTCAAACCGGAGACCGTGTTGAAGACATATGATGTACCTGTGGATCCTCTACCCGACGAGCGTGAATGGAACGTTCCCAAAAACATCTTGGAGGAAGTGGTTTTGCCACCAAGATACAAGAGACCGCCTGGTAGGCCAAAGAAGAGGCGTGATAAGCCTTTAAGTGAATTGTTGTTTGGAAAGAGCAGACATGCTTGCAGTACTTGTGGACACCTTGGGCACAACAGACGTTCATGTAGTTTTGAGCCTCTAAGGAAGTGA